A window from Candidatus Binatia bacterium encodes these proteins:
- a CDS encoding winged helix-turn-helix domain-containing protein, translated as GLPDVDGMDLIGRIRAESKVAIIVLSSRGDEKGKVEALDRGADDYVTKPFGMSELVARITTALRHRVQQQGAEPLFESGDLKVDLVHRVVTIRGEQVHLSPKEYDILRLLVLHAGKVLTHKMIIQEVWGTPTDVQYLRIYVRQLRQKLEQEPERPTHILTETGVGYRLRIADQFAAPPSPG; from the coding sequence TCGGTCTTCCCGACGTCGACGGAATGGATCTGATCGGCAGGATCCGCGCCGAGTCGAAAGTTGCGATCATCGTGCTGTCGAGCCGCGGAGACGAGAAGGGCAAGGTCGAAGCTCTGGACCGGGGCGCCGACGACTACGTCACGAAGCCGTTCGGGATGTCCGAGCTCGTCGCGCGTATCACCACGGCGCTTCGACACCGGGTACAGCAGCAGGGCGCGGAGCCGCTGTTCGAGAGCGGCGATCTCAAGGTGGATCTCGTCCACCGGGTGGTCACGATCCGCGGTGAACAGGTTCACCTCTCGCCAAAGGAATACGACATCCTGCGGCTGCTCGTGTTGCATGCCGGCAAGGTGCTCACCCACAAGATGATCATCCAGGAAGTCTGGGGCACTCCCACCGACGTGCAGTACCTTCGGATCTACGTGCGCCAGCTCCGGCAGAAGCTCGAGCAGGAGCCGGAGCGACCGACGCATATCCTGACCGAGACCGGCGTGGGATACCGGCTGCGGATCGCGGACCAGTTTGCCGCCCCGCCCAGTCCGGGCTGA